The DNA segment AGAAGAAGATGTGGACATGGCAATACGTGTTCTGCTAAATTCCTTCATTTCAACACAAAAATATGGGGTGCAAAGAGCTCTGCAAAAGGTATGCTAAGAAATTTTTAACTACTTTTCTCATAGCCCCTCCCTATAATGCTGTCTTTTCATTATAGTAATGCCTCTATCTGCTTACAATGGTTAAAAAGCCTTTATTTGTCATAGAATAGGGGGAACATAGTAAAAAGAGCCTACGTCAGAGATTAAAATTACAGTGCTTGATAATGCCAAACATCTTCTATGCACATACTGCAGTGTACTTAATAACTGTTGTATGGAAGTATAATTGTACAACTGCTTAATTTCACTCAAATTTTTAATTCTCAGGCACAGCTTTTAAATTTTGTTTCCTGCTGCATCTAGCAGTACATATAACTGAAGTATTGTCAAATTTAAAAATGTTGTATAGCGACTTTACACTTGGTGGCAGAGAGTTCCTGTACTTATTCATTATATCAGCAATGCTTAATTTAACCATGATTCTGAATCAGCTTTGTGATGTATTTTCTAAATTCATGCATGCCCTAAAATAATTGGCGGGTTCATTTCTGAGTCACTTGAGAATAATTTGATatttaattatttgatatatTATTTCAGAGTTTCAGAAAGTACATCACTTACAAGATGGACTACAATAGAATGCTTCTCAATCTTCTGCAAGAGCTTGTGAACAGAGCACTGCGCTTTGAAGAAATTATGTCTGGCTCTATTTCAGGGCTTGCCCACATTGATGTGAAAGTTGAGGATTTGCAAAGCATGGTAATGCAAATGTGTAGTTTGGTTCAATTGTTTTCTTTGGAAAGGAAATGTTCATGGCATTTACTATATTAATTTTTGTGCAGGCGGAAGAACGCGGAATCAGTGATCTAAACCCCTTCTTTTCCAGTACTGATTTTTCTGCTGCCAATTTTGAGTTGGATAATGATCGACGAGTTATCAAACATCAGCTTCCAAGACACTAAAGATATTAATTACACATCAAGTAAGCCATGCCATAGTGTATCAACAAGTAGTTAGGAATGGTGTGTTTAAGGCGAGCAACTCTAAATTAACGAGTACAGCGTACTGGGTTTCAAAGACAGATTTGGACAATAGGAAACTATCATGTGCTGAAGGCAATGGCCAAATAggaatttaatttttcttattattatggtAAAATATCTGTCTTGGACATGTCGATAACTATATGCTATATTCTTGTATATTTTAGCTGTTATTCTCTGGCATTAAAATGACCAAGTTAGAAGCTTTGGCACGTAACTTTATGGTTTTTTAGATCACATAATGCTACAATAGGCATGAACGTTGTCTTCACTGAAAAGGTGAACTGTATTATCATCAACAGTGCAGTATGCTTGATCTGGAAAGTATCCATGTACGCTTTCATTGAAACCGTGCATGTAGTAGTTATAGGAAGTTGTGTAGGTGCTTTCATCTAAGTACTGAGATGCGTAAGGATAATATTCACTGTCGTAGGGGAATGGCCAAAACTCGGCCCTTCTTCCTGTTCTCCTCACAACCTTGAGGACCTTTCTCTGGTCCACATATCCTGTTACGGTTACCTTTTGCTTATCCATGTCTATCTCCAAGCTATCGACACCTGCAAGAAGCTAAGTTAAACTTAGGATTTAGAATTATCATCATTGAGGATGCTGTGTATTTTGATTAAACTCTTGCCGTTCATTTTTGAGATTGCTCTTCTTATCCTCTTTTTGCATCCTTCGCAATCCATATGAACCGAAAGCTCCACAATCTTTCCAGTAAAATGGAAATACAGTATTAGTATTCCCATACAGAAAAATattcatatttatatattaaaagagCACTTACAGACAAGGCATTTGACAGTTTTGAACTCCCAGACCGCCATCCAAACATGATGCGAATGCCAAGCGCCTGAAAAGATCAACATGTTCCtatttttcttcctctctggctatGCATTTATATCTCTTATTCACGTAGCCACTTGGTTCTCGTGTAGGTGTCTTGTGTCTGAAGCTTCAGTTGATTGGATAATATTTCACAGATTTTTGTTTTATTCTTCTCGGAATTACAACAACTAATGCTGTGCTAATGTTGTACTTAGTAGTTTAGTTTGAAGAACAAAAGAAACAGAGACTATGATAGATTTTGTAGTATAACATTATAAAGTATTAtattttccataattaaaaaaGAGTCGAGtttcaattaattaataaaaataataattaaaaaaaaaagcatgtGAAACGTCAAATTAATAAAGTTTCTCAAAGTAGCTGAATATTAATTTGGTGAAGGTGGATGATGAAAGAATACTGAAAGTGGGCTAGATTTTGAAATTTGGAATATATTCTTCTTTTTAGGGTAAAACTTACAAGAAGTTAAGATTGGAGAATGATGGGCAAATTCTCACGTGGTCCACTGTACAATTTTCCTCTTGTACCAAAAATTAACTAACAAAGTCCTTGTTTTTAAAATTCCCATCATTCTCAAAGGCAATGGTAATGTTTGAGGTCACTATCACTCATATATTGATGGTGCAAAAGCAAGTTGAGCAGCGACCTCAGGAATATTACAGGAGAGCAAGAATATTGCAATTTGCATGCTTGTTTGGGGGGAAAACCTCATGGAATGAGGAATGTGTTGCTTTCACTGCCATCTCCCAGCATAtacctctttttttctttgtaataaaCAGAATAtcattacatcaaaataatttttgagaaagATCATATGCCTAATTATAGTTATCAAATTTGGATCTAACTAATCGATTGGACTGATGAATTGGACTCCAAATCAATCCTAATTATGGAATTTGTTAATGCATTACATTACTCAAATAtactttttttatataattaaaaactaCTAAAATTTATGCAAATTtaacttaataaatattaaaagtttgattttaaataattaaaaattttaataaattatattttttatttatattaaataaataaataaataaataatttatatatatatatttaattaattttttaataatccaTCGATTGAATTATCGACtcatcaatctaatctttttacTGGGTCAATATCCGAACTAAGTTTAAGAACAACTTATGTAATATACTTCAGATCCGTACAACCAATCACCAAACCCTCTATCCAAACAAAGAAAACAATGAGAAATGATTGAATGCTCCTGAAATACCAAGTCACAAAGCCTGGTTGATGCACCCATCAATAACAATAAAACacatcaataattttatttaaaataacttAATAAAATCAATATGCATTTACTGTTAACACCATTAGCAAAGCTACGCTTCAGCTATTTTTTACTGCCTCATTTACTGATGTGTTCTACTGTTAAATCATGTTTGTGACAATACATggacaatatctaataatttttttgaaaacAATACCTTCATACTATTATACCAATATCAataagttttaatttaataaatattgaaatcTTCTTCTAAAACTATAAACCTCACATTTAAATTTtaatccaaattaaataaaaagaaatttaataTCCATATGAACTCAATCCCTCATTTGATTTCATTCCATAGTAATAAAAACAAATTAATTTAActcatattttttaataaaaaaaataggtTAATGAAAAATTATCAATGTCCATCTCTTTAGCCATGAAAATATACCATGCTATACTTCAACTTCTAATCCCATGTATCCACATTCTTAGTCATGAGAATGCATATGGCAAACTTAAATTTTAATGCatcttatttttatattttaattattttttttttatcatttataataattaatgtatacatattcaataaaatttattaatcttATTATTAAGATTAATATGTGACTTTTAATTTTCTAATGCATAAATAAATTGTTAACAATACATGTCACTCTTGCTATTGATCTTTATTGTTGTCACTCTTTCTGTTGATCTCTATTCCTTTTGGATTTGCAGATGATTTTGCTTTGTGTTGAGACttagaaaaaaagaagtttgttTTCCGGGAAAAGTTGTGATTTTCGAGGAAAGTTTTGAGTTTTCTTTTTGGATTCCAATAATTCTTTGAGAAATGGAGAGAATTTTAaggttaaattgaaattaaaaaaaaaaaaacaaaatatctATTTTTTTTAGAAGAAAAATCTAATTATCTATGGTTACCCTGTGTagttgaattattattattattgttattatgatTTTGTTTAGTAGTTGAGAAGCGGTAGAGATATGGGAGCCCAAAGCGCTTAGAGAAATTTTTTTTATGGGCCTTATGGTTAGATACCACAATGAGTGTAtggttcttttcatttttttttttatgtgaaaaTTTCAAACTTGCATGTTTTCAATAAAAACTTATTAAAAAAAGATTGCAGCAGATAAATTCAAATTGTTGCAATTTATATGTATAAATTATCCTTTAATTTGGATAAAAATGGTTGAATTTGTGTTTTGGGATTTGAATAAAAATTTGTGCGTTTTCTATTGAATTAGATTTTATGAAGCTTGAATTTATGTTGTCTTTGATGTTGGTTTTTAGTTTTGGGGTTTCTCTTGAATTTTCGAAGCAAGTTTTGGTCTTATGAGCAAATCAAGCAAAGAGAGGGAAATGAGAGTTGTAACTCATCAAGCAAGCAAAAGTGATGGGAGAAGAAGACaggcaaaatgagagagagaagaaTTTAATATAAGGGACTAAAAGTAATGTAAGTTAACAGGTTAATTGGAAAATTTGAAATATAGCCACTCATTTACACTTATATTGCTTAAactaaaattgagaaatttttatGATACAAATTATAATTGTGAGACATTTTGAAATAATTATCTCATTAAATTTAAAGACAGCAAGTGCAAtttagctattattattattattattattattattattattattataactgGAAGATGTAGTCATAATTGGAATGGTGCATCATTTGGTTGACTTGGATGCCCATGACATAATCCTTCCCCAACCATCCTTGAAAGTCTAGTAGCCTTGTGGATACATTTTCTTTATCTCACCACCACATCAATAATATCACTATAGACCAAGTAGAATGAATGTGGTTTACTATCAATATATCCCTAAATATGGATAATGTGAAATGATTTTATTGGTGCAATCCATAGTGGATTTTTTGAGAATACATTTGTTATTGTATATCAGCAAAGACAAGAAGAATGACTTGAAAAGTCTGATATTTTCATTTAATCAAATGCTTGCTTAAATAATAGTGCAAATGTAactaaattacaaaaaaaatttgCTAAAAACTAGCTAAACTTGTCCACTAATAACATAAAAAATGTCAACAGctacattaaaaacaaaataacaaaCTGAAACTAAAAGCCTATAAACTTGGTCTTTTCCTATGATTTTGGTAACAACTTCAGCAGTTATAGGTCTTGAGACATTGTCAACGCTCCTCCTGGATAAGGAATTGCAAATTCCAAGCTTCTCTCGAAGAAACCCAATATGTTCACTTGAAAAGACAGATTGGGTGAATATATCAGCTATTTGCTCCTTTGATATGCAAAACAATAACTTTACCTCGCCACTTTCTTGTATGTCCCTCAAAAAATATAATCTAATATTAAAATGCTTGGTTTTCCCAACAACCAGAACCAAAATTAAAGCAATATCCAGAAGTGCTTTTCACATATCATCCACTGATCCTGCCCAGTCACTATTAAAATATCCCTGTAACTTGAAATTCTAACACTTTGTGAAGCTAATGCCATAATCCAAAGTTCCTTCCACATACCTTATCACCCTTTTTACTGCTTTCATGTGCATTTCACTTTCACAATTTAAGAACCTGGACAGCACACTCACAGTTAGCAGAATATCTGGTTTGGTGGCTGTGAGATACATGAGACAGCCAATCATACTTTCATAGATTCCTTATAACACTCCTCACCAGTCTACAGTGttgccgagcaagacatgtcacactcagtgccggagcaccctatcttatcttactttggcATATTTCATTATTCatttgcttgaaattttcaataatattttacaataaaaatatcatccaTGCTCATCATAATCATTTCACATTCAACTCTTGCAACTCATTCCATGttcaattcatatatcaaaatttttaaatcttcattaattacacaatgtac comes from the Hevea brasiliensis isolate MT/VB/25A 57/8 chromosome 5, ASM3005281v1, whole genome shotgun sequence genome and includes:
- the LOC110667166 gene encoding heavy metal-associated isoprenylated plant protein 45, whose product is MFGWRSGSSKLSNALSIVELSVHMDCEGCKKRIRRAISKMNGVDSLEIDMDKQKVTVTGYVDQRKVLKVVRRTGRRAEFWPFPYDSEYYPYASQYLDESTYTTSYNYYMHGFNESVHGYFPDQAYCTVDDNTVHLFSEDNVHAYCSIM